The following are from one region of the Dreissena polymorpha isolate Duluth1 chromosome 2, UMN_Dpol_1.0, whole genome shotgun sequence genome:
- the LOC127865697 gene encoding uncharacterized protein LOC127865697: protein MSSIAKRKRTISIEEKSKRKKDAKTSYNLGSITIGSEVVRWRDFQRQHKFRSNEETARFLLDHISSCGKKVEQKATTSTPFKTRLSVFEPPVSGISSISSEAESVTTITATEGKSSSDDQTTMTAPGPDISHAGGTEVAATCTTVPSVRKKGHGILSNPKFASFTEPFNLSMDVTNIEDEDEDEDDSDYEPSFSFEAVLPDDVNQNYEEAAFEEEAFGKDGCDDDADAEEESADDDPCPGIQRLKTEADSVHLIGDGRNDSPGHSAQYCSYTMMEYDSKKILTLRTLDKRSTDRKSTNMEKVGFEQALQELTDNNIAVEEVVTDAHLGIGSIMNKKYPEIKHSHYIWHAAKKLAKRLGKIVKKKANQI from the exons atgtcGTCAATTGCAAAGAGAAAGCGTACAATATCGATAGAAGAAAAATCAAAACGCAAAAAGGATGCGAAAACATCGTATAATCTTGGCAGTATCACTATTGGAAGTGAAGTTGTAAGGTGGAGAGACTTTCAAAGGCAGCACAAATTTCGATCGAACGAGGAAACCGCCCGTTTTCTTTTAGATCA tATTTCCAGCTGTGGGAAGAAAGTAGAACAGAAAGCTACAACAAGCACTCCATTCAAAACAAGACTATCTGTTTTTGAACCTCCAGTATCTGGAATATCTTCCATTTCCAGTGAAGCAGAGAG tgTAACTACCATAACTGCCACAGAAGGCAAAAGCTCCTCAGATGATCAGACCACAATGACAGCACCTGGACCTGACATCAGTCATGCCGGTGGTACAGAGGTGGCAGCAACTTGTACCACGGTTCCTTCAGTGCGGAAAAAGGGACATGGAATATTATCCAACCCAAAGTTTGCCTCATTCACAGAGCCTTTCAA CCTGTCCATGGATGTCACAAATATTGAGGACGAGGATGAAGATGAAGACGACTCTGACTATGAACCTAGTTTCAGCTTTGAAGCTGTCTT ACCAGATGATGTTAACCAAAACTATGAGGAAGCAGCATTTGAAGAAGAGGCATTTGGAAAagatggttgtgatgatgatgctgatgcagAAGAAGAGTCTGCTGATGATGACCCTTGTCCTGGCATTCAAAGGCTAAAGACTGAGGCAGACAGTGTGCACTTGATAG gAGACGGACGGAATGATTCTCCAGGCCATTCTGCTCAGTATTGTTCATACACCATGATGGAATATGACAGCAAAAAAATTTTAACCTTAAGAACACTGGACAAAAGATCAACGGACCGAAAATCAACCAACATGGAGAAAGTTGGATTCGAACAGGCTCTCCAGGAATTGACTGACAATAACATTGCAGTTGAGGAAGTTGTGACAGATGCCCATCTAGGAATCGGCTCAATTATGA